One window from the genome of Desulfovibrio sp. X2 encodes:
- a CDS encoding radical SAM protein, with the protein MIYSTVFGPVRSGRLGISLGLDLLGAPICSMDCLYCEVGPTRTLTRQRRAYVPAARVLGELAAWKRDNPAPEVITLGGLGEPCLNSEMAEILAGARALFPNLPLAVLTNSTALADPEVRRELSGADVVLPSLDSLVESEFSAVNRPASGITAAGVAESILALRAGFSGRICLEVLLCAGVNDSAENLALLTDYVARLRPERTDVVTLSRPGAHPGARAAGDATLARFREALGAGEPERVDRQAEAGRTPLTENEFREIVSNSLRRRPQTPGQISDAMGVPEERVRTLLQQMEQSGAVTCNNGFYALTGIFTA; encoded by the coding sequence ATGATATACTCCACGGTCTTCGGCCCGGTCCGTTCCGGGCGTCTGGGCATCTCCCTGGGGCTCGACCTGCTCGGCGCCCCCATCTGCTCCATGGACTGCCTCTACTGCGAGGTGGGCCCCACGCGCACCCTGACGCGCCAGCGCCGCGCCTACGTGCCCGCCGCGCGCGTGCTGGGCGAGCTGGCCGCCTGGAAGCGCGACAACCCCGCGCCCGAGGTGATCACCCTCGGGGGCTTGGGCGAGCCGTGCCTGAACAGCGAGATGGCCGAGATCCTGGCCGGGGCGCGGGCGCTGTTCCCGAACCTGCCCCTGGCCGTGCTGACCAACTCCACGGCCCTGGCCGACCCCGAGGTGCGGCGCGAGCTTTCGGGCGCGGACGTCGTGCTGCCCTCGCTCGACTCCCTGGTGGAGAGCGAGTTTTCGGCCGTGAACCGCCCGGCCTCGGGCATCACGGCCGCCGGGGTGGCCGAGTCCATCCTGGCGCTGCGCGCAGGCTTCTCCGGCCGCATCTGCCTGGAGGTGCTGCTCTGCGCCGGGGTGAACGACTCCGCGGAGAACCTGGCCCTGCTCACGGACTACGTGGCCAGGCTGCGCCCCGAGCGCACGGACGTGGTCACCCTCTCGCGGCCCGGGGCGCATCCCGGCGCCCGCGCGGCGGGCGACGCGACGCTCGCCCGCTTCCGCGAGGCCCTGGGGGCCGGGGAGCCCGAGCGCGTGGACCGGCAGGCCGAGGCGGGCCGGACCCCATTGACGGAGAACGAGTTTCGGGAAATAGTGAGCAATTCCCTCAGGCGTCGCCCGCAGACGCCGGGGCAGATTTCCGACGCGATGGGCGTCCCGGAAGAGCGCGTGCGCACGCTGCTCCAGCAGATGGAGCAGTCGGGCGCAGTTACCTGCAACAACGGATTCTACGCGCTGACCGGCATATTTACGGCATGA